In the genome of Malania oleifera isolate guangnan ecotype guangnan chromosome 5, ASM2987363v1, whole genome shotgun sequence, the window GAATCAGATGGAAGTGACTCCACTTCAAGTACCATCTAACCAATTGTTTTCTGAGGTCAATTACTTTCCCAAACCCTAGGTACATTCAGAATCTTAATTATTTCCAAAAGTACTACCTAATCGAACCACTAGAGGTATACCTAGAGTTAACTATAAACCTGTTCTTAGTTCTAATCCTATGTATCCCATGAACAACTATGTATCCTACCATAGACTGTCAAAGGAAAGTGAGTCATTTGTGAATCAATTATCTGTTGTATCTATTCCTACTAACATCCAAGAAGCTCTGGGAGATCCTAGGTGGAAGGAAGCTATGAATGAGGAAATGAAGTCACTTCAAAAGAACTCAACTTGGGAAGTTATTGAGCTTCCTGAAGGAAAAAAACTTGATGGATGTAGGTGGGTTTTCATAGTCAAATACAAGGCATATGGAACCATTGAACGATTCAAAGCTAGACTAGTCACGAAGGGGTACACTCAAATTTATGGAATTGACTACATGGTGACATTCGCACCATTAGCAAAAATCAATACTGTCCGTATTCTTATATCATTGGCGGTGAATCTTGACTAGACATTGCACCTATTTGATGTGAATAATTCCTTTTTTCATGGAGACCTTCAAGAAGAAGTATACATGgagttgccccccccccccccccgagcaGATGTAATATGCAGTCAGAAGGTGGAAAATAGGTTTGTAAATTAAAAAAGGCCCTATACAATCTAAAGCAATCTCTGAGAGCATGGTTTGGAAGTTTTATGAAGTTAATGAAAGCTTTTGGATACAAGCAAAGTAACTCAGATCATACTTTGTTCGTGAAGCATAATAAAGGAATGATTACTTGTCTCATTGTGTATATTGATGATATGATAGTAACAGGAAATGATTCAGAAGAAAGGAGTGCATTGCAAAATCACCTAACccaagaatttgagatgaaggacCTTGGTCCATTGAATTACTTCCTTGGTATTGAAGTGTCAAGATCAAAGGAAGGTATCTTTCTATCTTAATGAAAATATGCCTTAGATTTACTAAGTGAGACTGGCATGACGACATGTAGTCCAGTTAGCACTCCTATGGAAGAAAAATTGAAGCTAGGCATATATCCAGATCAAGTTCTGACAAACAAGGAGAGATATCAAAGATTAGTTAGGAGACTGATGTATCTTGCATATACTCGGCCTAACTTGGCATATGCACTAAGTGCCGCGAGCCAATTCATGCATTCTCCAAGCCAAGAACATATGAATGCAGTTACCCGCATTTTGCGCTACTTGAAGTCATCTCCAGGGAAAAGGATTATGTTTAAAAAGGGGAATAATCTGGATGTCAAGGgatacactgatgcagattgggctggatcAATCAAAGATTGGTGGTTAATAGCAGGATATTTCACATTTGTTGAATGAAATCTGGTCACTTGGCGAAGCAAGAAGCAAGTTGTAGTTGCTCTATCTAGTGTTAAACCTAAGTTTAGAGGAATGGCTTAAGGCACCATGTGAATTATTATGGATCCTAAATTTATTAGAAGAACTAAATATTAAGCACGACAACCCAATGAATCTATATTGTGATAACAAGACAACTTGTGATATTGCCCACAACCCAATTCAGCATGATCCAAACATGTGGAAGTTGATAGACATTTCATCAAGGAGAAACTAGAAGCAAGGATCATTGAAACACCTCATGTCTCATCTCAAGAACAACTTGCTGACCTACTCACGAAGGTCATATCAAGTCAAGCATTTCATGATGGTCTCAACAAATTGGGAATGAGCGACGTCTACGCACcaacttaagggggagtgttgAAGATTCTAGAAGTTTTTGACTTTCCAAGTTGGTATACTTCCGTATATAGATTGATCGTAAATATATTTCCTAGATTAGAGATATGCTCTAATGGCCAAGAGATTTGTAGTCCTAAACTTTAGCATTCCAATTATGTATAGTGGCTATTTATGCCCACAATATTGTAAAGCAAAGCACAAATGGATAATACCAAGTTTTGACCGGTTGTGCCTTTCTCCATTGTGgttgtgtatttaaattttttttattatactaCAAATTATTTTGATTGTTGAaatttgatttgaatttttaaacatccaattcaacccccccttGGATGCCACATAATGGACCAACTcttagcaataataataataataataataataataataataataataataataataataataataataataataataatggtaataatagtattagtaataataattattacataACTATAGTAACAATGCAAACTCTGGCAAAATTTAGGTAGGTTATGACCCCTCCAATATTAATATTGTTGATGATATAAAGGTCCCTCAACGTATCTCCATTTGTTTACAAGCTAATGCTACGTTTCCTTGTTTTATTTTGTTAATGACTCCAACAACCATGATGAAGGAAAAAATATTGGCTGAACTCCTATATTTGTCAGAAAGAATAAAAGACTCTCCCAAGATAGTTGTAAAGGGttttaatacaataaaaaatgCATTTAAAATTATAATGGTATCACTATCAATTGTTGGATGGGAATAGAGGATTTTATtacttttcttttgaaattttagtCTAGAAGATACTCCCTTTTTTAGCCTTATTTTCACTTAGGCGAATAAGACAGTTGAGGGTTTTATTGTAAGGAAGCTAGATAGAGTTTTGGTCTCAAATCAAACTTTCTTCTTATTCGAGAAAGTTTTTCCTCTTCTAATAATTGCCCAGTATGGTAACCCTTTCTCTTTATTctaaaaatatgaagaaaaagcctcatttcaattttttttaactattggATTAACCCATAAGGATTTCTTAGCCATTATAGTTAAAGTTTGGAGTACAAAGTTTAATGGTCCAACCACAACCATGTCCATACTCTTCCAGAAGCTCCAATTACTTAAACCCTCTCCAAAAGAGTTCCATGAATCTCATTTCTCAATGATTAgtaaaaaaataatcaaactaAAGAGAGAACTTGATGAAGCATATTGTCAACGTCTAAATGGTAGACTAGTCTTTAAACTCTAAAAATTCAAGTGTTTTTCTGCACTAAGGTAAAAAGATAttgacctcccctaaggtttgggAACAAGACATGAACCActtctaaggtttcaaaaatctcaaggaCCTCccatgagattttaa includes:
- the LOC131155967 gene encoding uncharacterized mitochondrial protein AtMg00820-like, whose protein sequence is MNNYVSYHRLSKESESFVNQLSVVSIPTNIQEALGDPRWKEAMNEEMKSLQKNSTWEVIELPEGKKLDGCRWVFIVKYKAYGTIERFKARLVTKGYTQIYGIDYMVTFAPLAKINTVRILISLAVNLD